The following proteins come from a genomic window of Meles meles chromosome 1, mMelMel3.1 paternal haplotype, whole genome shotgun sequence:
- the LOC123954983 gene encoding uricase: MAHYHDDYKKNDEVEFVRTGYGKDMVRVLRIQRDGKYHSIKEVATSVQLTLSSKKDYVHGDNSDIIPTDTIKNTVHVLAKFKGIKSIETFAMNICEHFLSSFHHVIRAQVYVEEVPWKRIEKNGVKHVHAFIHTPTGTHFCEIEQMRGGPPVIHSGIKDLKVLKTTQSGFEGFIKDQFTTLPEVKDRCFATQVYCKWRYHQYRDTDFDATWDTVRDIVLEKFAGPYDKGEYSPSVQKTLYDIQVHSLSRVPEIEDMEISLPNMHYFNIDMSKMGLINKEEVLLPVDNPYGRITGTVKRKLASKL; the protein is encoded by the exons AATGATGAGGTGGAGTTTGTCCGAACTGGCTATGGGAAGGATATGGTAAGAGTTCTCCGTATTCAGCGAGATGGAAAATACCACAGCATCAAGGAAGTGGCAACTTCAGTGCAACTTACTCTGAGCTCCAAAAAAGATTACGTGCATGGAGATAATTCAGACATCATCCCCACGGACACCATCAAGAACACAGTTCATGTTTTGGCAAAGTTTAAAGGG ATCAAAAGCATAGAAACTTTTGCAATGAACATCTGTgagcatttcctttcttcttttcaccATGTCATCCGAGCTCAAGTCTATGTGGAAGAAGTCCCTTGGAAGCGTATTGAAAAG aaTGGAGTTAAGCATGTCCATGCATTTATTCACACTCCCACTGGAACGCACTTCTGCGAGATTGAACAGATGAGGGGtg GACCTCCAGTCATTCATTCTGGAATCAAAGACCTCAAGGTCTTGAAAACAACCCAGTCTGGATTTGAAGGATTCATCAAGGACCAGTTCACCACCCTCCCTGAGGTGAAGGACCGGTGTTTTGCCACCCAAGTGTACTGTAAATGGCGCTATCACCAATATAGAGACACGGATTTTGATGCTACCTG GGATACTGTTCGGGACATTGTCCTGGAGAAATTTGCTGGACCCTATGACAAAGGCGAGTATTCCCCCTCTGTCCAGAAGACCCTCTATGACATCCAGGTGCACTCTTTGAGCCGGGTTCCTGAG ATAGAAGACATGGAAATTAGCCTGCCCAACATGCACTACTTTAACATAGACATGTCCAAAATGGGACTGATCAACAAGGAAGAG GTCTTGCTACCCGTAGACAATCCATATGGCAGAATTACCGGGACGGTCAAGAGGAAGCTGGCTTCGAAGCTGTGA